The genomic region CAGGCCCTTTTCCTCGAACTGCTTGGCCAGATCATGCTCGACGGATCCCCACTTCCGAAGCACGTCGACCCCTTCCTGATCTTCCTTGAGCACACCCTTGACCAGGACGATGCCGACACGGGCTTTCAATTCGGGAAACTCATTGAACGCGTCGCGGATGATGTCGGAAAACCCCCAGATACCGAACAAATACTGATATAGTTTCTTGAACTCCGCCTCGCGATCATCCAATGTGAATTTTTCGTAGATCGGATCGGCCAGCTCATGAAACTCTTTGTAATAGGTCGGATCCCCTTCCCGTTCCGTCTTTTCAATGAAGGAGTCGATGACTTCCTGCAGTAAGGCCGGCTGAAAACGGATCTCCATCGACGGCTTTGATACTTCCACTCCGGTCGTCATAAGTCCTCACATGTTTGGCTGCGGTGAAGGGATGAAACCCGCGTGAGCGCTGCGCTTGACTTGCTTACAGTCGTTCTCTTACGATCGTCGAAACGACCGCTGATTATACAAACCCCTCAGCGATTTTTGCAAACCGCGGAGGGTCGGCGGGGGCCATTTAGGCTTCCGCGCAGAACAGGGACGAGGCACAGAATTTTTATGAGCAATCACACGACCGCGCCCTCGACGATTCCTTCCGCTGCACCAACGAGCCCTCAGGGTTCGCCATCACAGACACCGACCATTGACCATCTGGAGTATTGGAAGACCGGCCTCAGAGAACTCAAGACCTTCCGCGGCCATTCGCATGGCGTATGGACCGTCGCCTACGCTCCCGATGGCCAAACCATTGTCAGCGGCGGCGTCGATCGGTACGTCCGCGTGTGGGATATCGAGACCGGACGCCTCTTGCGTTCGCTGCGTGGGCATACGGCCGACATCCGCGCGCTGGTGTTCACGCCGGATGGCCGCACATTGGCCTCGGGCAGCGAAGACCGCACCATCCGTCTCTGGAATCCAAAAACGGGCGAACCCACGAAACTCTTGTTCACGCGCTACGATCACAATGTCTGCAGCCTGTCCTTGTCCCCTGACGGGCTCATGTTAGCGCGCGGCAGCCACAACAAAGACATCAAGATCTGGGAAGTGACGACCGGGACCGACCTCATGACCCTCTTGGGCAAGGACCAATACGACCACCACTGGTCGGTCTGTGTGGCCTTCTCCCCGGATGGCATTCACCTCGCCAGCGGGTCCGATATCGGCAAGATCCGCATCTGGGAAGTGTTGCCGAGCGGAGAGGAGAAGATTCTGCACAACGGTCACTGGGAGGAGACGGCCGAAGACTCCACGGAGACCCGCGGCTTCTTCATCGAGGACGACGGCGGGTTCCAAAAGCCGATGGAGTTCTGGATCGGCGCCATGACGTTCACACCCGATGGCAAGATCCTGATTACCGGAAGCCGTGACAATACGATCCGCTTCTTTGACATGCCGACGATGAACGAACTGCGCGTCGTGCGCGGGCATAACGGTTGGGTCCGCGCCCTCGCAGTCTCACCCGACGGCAAGGTGCTCATCAGTGCGGGTGACGACAGCACCATCCGATTCTGGGATATCGCTACAGGTCGCAATTTCCGGACCGACAAGACCCATACCGGACCCGTGCGCGGGATCGCCCTCTCACCGGACGGCTTGCGCTTGGCCAGCGCCTCGTGGGATCGCACCGTCAAGCTGTGGGAAGGCGGGCCGGAGCCGGAAGAGTAGGTTAGTCCTCTCCCTCCTCCGCCTCACCTTTGGCGGAGGAGATTCCATAGCGTTTGCACTTATCCCAGAGCGCTTTTCTGGAGAGCCCCAAGACCGCAGCCGCGCTCGTCCGACTCCCATCCACCTGCTTCAACACGGAAAGAATATAGTCCCGCTCAAACGACTCCCGTGCAACGGCAAGCGTGGCGGACGTCGCGGGCTCTTCCTTGTCGGCCTTCTCCGTCAAACCCTCTGTACAGAACCCGCAATTGGGCTGGGGTGCGCCCCCAAGATAGGGACAGGTCTGGAAGCCGCAGAGATCCCACGGTTGAAGCGGCTCCGCGTTTCGACCCAGGGCGGCGGCACGGTCGACCATCTGCTCCAACTCTCCGACATTGCCCGGAAACGAGTACCGCATCAACAGATCCCGGCTAGCCTGTGAAAATCCCTTGAGAGATTTATGGAACGTCGCGGCACTCCTCTCCAGCAGATGCTCGGCAATCACCAGCACATCGTCCCGGCGCTCACGCAGCGGCGGGACGATAATTTCGACCGCCGTCAGATAGTCACAGAGCTCCGGGAGAAACCGTCCGTGCGCCACCGCGTCTTTCAAGTCCTCCTGCGACGCACAGAGGACCCGAACATCGACCTCCATGGATTCTCGTCCGCCGATCCGCAGACACTTCCGATCCTGCAGCAATTGCCACATTTTTTTCTGAACGGTGGCAGGCAGTGCGTCGATATCATCCAGCAGCAATGTGCCCTTGTGTGCAAGCTCAAACCGTCCTCGTCGCTGACGCAACGCGCCGGGAAACGCCCCCTTCTCATGCCCGAACAGTTCCGCTTCTACGAGCTTGTCCGGAAGATCCCCGCAACACACCTTGATCAACGGCTGATCTCGTCGAGGGCTGTTCAAATGAATGGTGTGCGCCACCAACTCCTTCCCCGTCCCACGCTCCCCAATGATGGACACCGGAGAATCAGTTGCCGCCACTAACTTTATGCGTTCCAGCAAGGCGTACATCTGCTGATTCGCTCCATGCAGCCCCCCGAAGCTGAATCGGTCTTCCAGCACCTCTTTCAGTTCAAGATTTTCCCGGCGCAGCCCGAGAATTTTCCCGACCCGCTCCACGATCAGGAGCAACTCATCCATCTGGAACGGTTTGGTGATGTAGTCGTATGCCCCAAGCTTAATGGCACCGACCGCCGTATCCACCGATCCATGGGCCGTGATCAAAATCACTTCTGTAGTCGGACTCCGCTCCTTGCAGACCTTGAGGAGTGTCAGCCCGTCGGCACCCGGAAGACGTAAGTCCGTGATCACCACATCGAACTGACGCGTGCCAAGTACCGTCACTCCCTCAGTTCCCGTGGCCGCCGCCATGACTTCGCACCCCACACCTTCCAACGCATCGAGCATGGAGAGTCGCATCAGCGGTTCGTCATCGACAATCAGCACCCTGAGCCCTTTCACGAAAACCTCCCAATGGCATACCGTTCAGTGGATAGCGGAATGGACACGGTAAACGTGGTCCCCTTCCCGACTTCACTCTCAACCATGATCCGTCCCCCGTGGCGCTCCACAATGCCCAAGCTGACCGAAAGTCCGAGCCCCGTCCCCTCTCCCTCGTTCTTCGTGGTGAAGAAGGGGTCGAAGATCCGCGGCAGGACGGAAGAAGAAATCCCGCAACCCGAATCCCGCACCCGAACCAAACAATGAGCTTCCTCTACGATCGTGCTGATGGTCAACACCCCGCCACTGCGCATCGCCTGGATGGCATTCAGCACCAGGTTCATCAGCACCTGTTCCATCATATGCCGGTCAATCATCAGTTCCGGCATGTCGGAGGATAAGTCCGTTTCGAGTCGCACCCGATGGGGCACGAAGAGATGATCGGTCAGCAACAACACGCGTGTGACGACCTGATTGATGTCGGCCAACGCGAGCTCTGGGTTGTGTTGCTGGGAAAAATCAAGGAGCTGGCGAACGATGCGCTGCACCCGGCGCAACCCGTCCTCCATCGACGCGAGATATTCTTCCTGACGTGCCGGAGACAGCGTTGCTTTGCGCATGTTATAGAGGCAGTTCAAGATCCCTCCCAAGGGGTTGTTAATCTCGTGCGCGACCCCTGCCGCCAGCTTGCCGACCGAGGCCAGCTTCTCGGAGTTCCTGATCTGCTGTTCCAGCTTCTTCGTTTCCGTCATATCTCGGGCGATCCCCAACACACCCAGAATCTCCCCCTCCGCGCCGTGGAGGGGTGACACACTGACCATCACGGACCGCGGCTCACCCGATTTCGTCAATACCTCAACTTCGTAGACCTGTTTTACGCCAATATCCAAGGTCGACTTCAATCGGCGCCCGCGATGTCGCTTCGAAAGCAACCCCAAGTAGGGCCGCCCAAGGAGATCCTCCTTCACATATCCCCATGACAAAATCTTGCTGTTGACGTAGGTAAAACACTGCTCGCTATCAAGCGTATAGATCACATCATTGGCGTTTTCGAGCAGGTTTTCGAGGTACTGCTTCGTTTCTTCGATTTCCCTCGTACGCTCGCTGACCTTGGCCTCCAACTCCTGCTGGTAGGTATGCATTTGCCGTTCAAGGCGCTTTCGGTCGGTGATGTCCCGCAGCTGAACCATCATCCAGGTATGGTCGCTGCCGCGCACCAGAATCAGGTCCATTTCCACCGGCGTCTCCTTGCCGGCGGCATCACACACGGTGATTTCCTGCGTCGGCACCTGCCGCTCACCGGAATGGATCTTCGCAAGCAACCCCCGCATGTCATCATGGTGCATCGGGAGTACCACGTCCAGAATGCTGCGCCCCACCACCTGTTGCTCGGAGTAGCCCAACGCCTGTTCTTCGCGCTTATTCACCGCCACGATGATCCCGTCTTCTCCCACCATGAAGACAGAATCCGCCACCAGATCGAACAGCGCCTTGTACCGTTCTTGCGAGGCAACCAGTTGCTGCGTCCGTTCGTTCACCGCCTGCTCGAGCCTGGTCGTATATCGATGTACCTGCTCCTCCAGCAGATGCCGTTCCGTCACGTCACGCACGAACGCCCGTGAATGGACCAGTCCGCCCCCGCTCTCGAACAGCGCCGTTGCATGGATCTCGACGTCGATCGGGCGGCCGTCCGCAGCCACAAACACCGTCTCGATCGTACTGCGTCCCTGCGAGACCAACCGCTCAAGATACGCCAAGACTTCGGTCTCCCGGCCTTTGGGCACCAAGTCCCACAGACGCATCTGGAGCATTTCCTCCAAAGAATAGCCGAGCTTGTCCAGCCCGGTTTTATTCACATGCACGAACTGGCCGGCCTTATTCAGCTGGTAAATCATCTCGGGCGAATGCTCGATCAAGTCGCGGTAGCGGGCTTCGAGACGGCGCACATCCTCCATACGCTGTTCGATCTGCTCGAAGGATATCCGCAGATTGACGGCCATCTTGTTAAAGGCCTCGGCAAGCTGTTCGATCTCGTCGCCGGTCTTGAGTTCCAATTGCTGATCCAAACGTCCGCTCCCGATTCGTTGAACCCCCTCATGCAACAGACTGATGGGGCGGGCGATTCTTCGCGCCACAGTCAGACCGATGAGCAGCAGCACGGCAAAGACCCCAAGCCCATACACCGTGACCTGTACCACCAGGCGTTCCAGCGGGGCATAGGACTCGGCGGGGTCCTGCCGGACAAACGCTACCCAGCGTTTGCCGCCCAAGCTCTCCGGCGTTAAGTCCGTCCCGAGGCGAACCGGCGCGAACCCGACAATGGAATTCTCCCCACCATGCGAATCATTCGCCGCCGTCGTCCAGCCGGCCGCATGTCCGCTGATCGCATTCACCAATTCCGGCTTCACCACATGCTCTTCCGGCGAGAGGATCGGGCACACCAGCGGAACACCGTCTGAACTGAACAACATGGCATGCCCGGTCTGCCCCACCGTGGCTTCGGACACGGAATGGAACAGGGTGTCCCGACGCAGAAGAATCGTGACGGCCCCGATCGTCGTATGCTGCTCGTCATCGATGATCGGCGTAGACACGTTGACGACGTGGGTGCCGAAGGCAGGATCAAAAAAGATATCGCTGACGAACACCTTGCCCGTCCCCCGCTTCATCACCGCCTGCCACCAGGCTGTTTTCCCATAGTAGTATTCGACTTGTGGAATGGAACTGACGACCAACGCGCCCCGATTGTCTGTGACGAAAATGCCGACGTAATCGGATTTGCGGATGTCGTGCCACCGAATCAGGTAGTTAGTCACAATTCGGTTGATGAATAGCGGAAACTCGCTTTGCTTGTCCCGCTGCCGCCAGCGCTGCTGCCACGCTTTGATCATGGACTGGACGGTTTTTTCGTCCTTGTCGACATAGGTGCGATTGGATTCGGTCACGGAGGTGCGGAGAAACGGCATGGCGGCGAGTTGTTGCGCTTCATTGATGCCGCGTGTGACCTGCATCTCGATCCGCCGGGCCGCCTCGACCGCCACTTCCTTGAAGTTGGCACCGATGGTCTCACGTAACGCCCGGCGTTCCTCGATATAGGTCAGGACAAGAGAGAGGCTCAACGGCAGGAAACCGACCATCACAATGGCCGTGATGATCTTTCGCTGGAGGCTGTGTGACCGGCTCCAGAACAGCATGCGTGCGGCGACTCCGGCTAACGGCCCTCGCACAACAAGAGGCAGTGCCTCCAGGCGCGGCTCGGAAGAGCCGAGGCCTAGCGACGCTTGAGAAGACTCCCGGCGCTACCGGGCCAGAGCAGCAGCAACGGGCTTGCCACGAAAATGGACGAATACGTTCCAAACATGACGCCTCCGAGCAAGGCCAACGAGAAATCATGCAGCACCTCGGCCCCGCCGAGGACCAGTGGAATGAGCACGATTACCACGGTCAAACTGGTGACGATCGTGCGGCTCAGGACTTGGTTGATGGCCGTGTTGATGATCATCTCCTCATCTTCTCGCCGACGGGTACGGAGATTCTCACGGATCCGGTCGAAGACGACCACGGTATCCGTCAACGAGTAGCCGGCCAGCGTCAGCAATGCGGTCACAACCAGCAAGGTAATTTCCTTGTCCAACACATAGAAGACCCCTAACACCGCGAGCACATCGTGAAAGGTTGCCAAGGCGGCCGCGACCCCGAACCGCAACTCAAACCTGACCGCAATGTACAGCACGATCCCGACGAAGGAGATCAAGACCGCAATCATGGCGTCTTCTTGTAGCTTCTTCCCGATCGTTGGGCCGATCTCCATGCTCGAATCCACGACGAACTTGTTACCGGGAAATTCCTTGCTGAACACGGCCATGACCCGCTCCGCGACCTTCTCTTCGATGGTCGTCGAGGCTTTCACGCGAATGAGCAGCTTGTTGTCCTGCGTGAATTCCTGCAGTTCCGCAGATCCCACCCCGTTGCTTTCCAGAGCGCGGCGCGCCTCGTCGATCCTGATCGACTGGTCGAATTTGAGCTGGACGGCCGTCCCGCCGGCAAAATCGATTCCCAGATTTGCTGCTCCACGCGCGATTTGAAACACCGCGATGATACCCAGAAAAGCGAGAATGCCGGACAGCGCGAACGAGATGGTTCGCTTCCCCATAAAATCGATATTCGTCTTTCCCAAAATCTCGAACATGCCGACCCCCTCCTAACAGGATGTTGAAAATGTCCTCCGGCGCGGCGCCATGCGCTCTCCGAGGCTGACTGCATCCGCAGGGTATGCCTCGCTGTAGCCTTGCCGAAGGATCATTTTGAACATGCCGTGAATGCGATGACTGCGTCTATGCTCCTGCAACAACTCCTCGGCGGCTCTCCGACTCCGGATCGCCTCGACGGGCTAGATACTGAGCTGCTCAATTTTCTTGCGTTGATTGAAGAGATCAAAAATCACCTTCGTCCCAACCAACGCCGTAAAGAGATTGATCGCGATGCCAAGACACAAGGTCACGGCAAAGCCTTTGATCGGCCCGGTGCCGAACAGGAACAGCGCGAAGCCCGTGATCAACGTCGTGACGTGCGAATCGACGAT from Nitrospira sp. harbors:
- a CDS encoding WD40 repeat domain-containing protein; translation: MSNHTTAPSTIPSAAPTSPQGSPSQTPTIDHLEYWKTGLRELKTFRGHSHGVWTVAYAPDGQTIVSGGVDRYVRVWDIETGRLLRSLRGHTADIRALVFTPDGRTLASGSEDRTIRLWNPKTGEPTKLLFTRYDHNVCSLSLSPDGLMLARGSHNKDIKIWEVTTGTDLMTLLGKDQYDHHWSVCVAFSPDGIHLASGSDIGKIRIWEVLPSGEEKILHNGHWEETAEDSTETRGFFIEDDGGFQKPMEFWIGAMTFTPDGKILITGSRDNTIRFFDMPTMNELRVVRGHNGWVRALAVSPDGKVLISAGDDSTIRFWDIATGRNFRTDKTHTGPVRGIALSPDGLRLASASWDRTVKLWEGGPEPEE
- a CDS encoding sigma-54-dependent Fis family transcriptional regulator, with amino-acid sequence MKGLRVLIVDDEPLMRLSMLDALEGVGCEVMAAATGTEGVTVLGTRQFDVVITDLRLPGADGLTLLKVCKERSPTTEVILITAHGSVDTAVGAIKLGAYDYITKPFQMDELLLIVERVGKILGLRRENLELKEVLEDRFSFGGLHGANQQMYALLERIKLVAATDSPVSIIGERGTGKELVAHTIHLNSPRRDQPLIKVCCGDLPDKLVEAELFGHEKGAFPGALRQRRGRFELAHKGTLLLDDIDALPATVQKKMWQLLQDRKCLRIGGRESMEVDVRVLCASQEDLKDAVAHGRFLPELCDYLTAVEIIVPPLRERRDDVLVIAEHLLERSAATFHKSLKGFSQASRDLLMRYSFPGNVGELEQMVDRAAALGRNAEPLQPWDLCGFQTCPYLGGAPQPNCGFCTEGLTEKADKEEPATSATLAVARESFERDYILSVLKQVDGSRTSAAAVLGLSRKALWDKCKRYGISSAKGEAEEGED
- a CDS encoding PAS domain S-box protein, which gives rise to MLFWSRSHSLQRKIITAIVMVGFLPLSLSLVLTYIEERRALRETIGANFKEVAVEAARRIEMQVTRGINEAQQLAAMPFLRTSVTESNRTYVDKDEKTVQSMIKAWQQRWRQRDKQSEFPLFINRIVTNYLIRWHDIRKSDYVGIFVTDNRGALVVSSIPQVEYYYGKTAWWQAVMKRGTGKVFVSDIFFDPAFGTHVVNVSTPIIDDEQHTTIGAVTILLRRDTLFHSVSEATVGQTGHAMLFSSDGVPLVCPILSPEEHVVKPELVNAISGHAAGWTTAANDSHGGENSIVGFAPVRLGTDLTPESLGGKRWVAFVRQDPAESYAPLERLVVQVTVYGLGVFAVLLLIGLTVARRIARPISLLHEGVQRIGSGRLDQQLELKTGDEIEQLAEAFNKMAVNLRISFEQIEQRMEDVRRLEARYRDLIEHSPEMIYQLNKAGQFVHVNKTGLDKLGYSLEEMLQMRLWDLVPKGRETEVLAYLERLVSQGRSTIETVFVAADGRPIDVEIHATALFESGGGLVHSRAFVRDVTERHLLEEQVHRYTTRLEQAVNERTQQLVASQERYKALFDLVADSVFMVGEDGIIVAVNKREEQALGYSEQQVVGRSILDVVLPMHHDDMRGLLAKIHSGERQVPTQEITVCDAAGKETPVEMDLILVRGSDHTWMMVQLRDITDRKRLERQMHTYQQELEAKVSERTREIEETKQYLENLLENANDVIYTLDSEQCFTYVNSKILSWGYVKEDLLGRPYLGLLSKRHRGRRLKSTLDIGVKQVYEVEVLTKSGEPRSVMVSVSPLHGAEGEILGVLGIARDMTETKKLEQQIRNSEKLASVGKLAAGVAHEINNPLGGILNCLYNMRKATLSPARQEEYLASMEDGLRRVQRIVRQLLDFSQQHNPELALADINQVVTRVLLLTDHLFVPHRVRLETDLSSDMPELMIDRHMMEQVLMNLVLNAIQAMRSGGVLTISTIVEEAHCLVRVRDSGCGISSSVLPRIFDPFFTTKNEGEGTGLGLSVSLGIVERHGGRIMVESEVGKGTTFTVSIPLSTERYAIGRFS
- the secF gene encoding protein translocase subunit SecF; its protein translation is MFEILGKTNIDFMGKRTISFALSGILAFLGIIAVFQIARGAANLGIDFAGGTAVQLKFDQSIRIDEARRALESNGVGSAELQEFTQDNKLLIRVKASTTIEEKVAERVMAVFSKEFPGNKFVVDSSMEIGPTIGKKLQEDAMIAVLISFVGIVLYIAVRFELRFGVAAALATFHDVLAVLGVFYVLDKEITLLVVTALLTLAGYSLTDTVVVFDRIRENLRTRRREDEEMIINTAINQVLSRTIVTSLTVVIVLIPLVLGGAEVLHDFSLALLGGVMFGTYSSIFVASPLLLLWPGSAGSLLKRR